Within candidate division WOR-3 bacterium, the genomic segment AAATAATTCTCTTCTTCTTCGTTTACTTTCAAAGTAACTCTATCAAATCCCATCAACCTCAAAATTTCTTTTACGTTTTCTTCAATCCATTGATAAATTTTTTCGTTCATTCTATTCCACCGTTTTTTTTGCCTTTTCTCTGTATTTGAAATAAAATTGCTGAATCAAACCGAAAAGATTGTATGAAGCCCAATATAAAACAATAGCCGACGGGAATCCTAAAAATATATAAGTCATGAAAACCGGCATTATATACGTCAGCGTCTTCTGCTGGGGATTCGTGTTTGTCATTTTTTGCTGAATGAACATCATGGCTCCCATCAAAAGGGGCAAAATCCCTATCCCTGGAGACGAGGTGAAGGGCAGGGATATCGGTATGGTGGCTTCAGGCGCAGAAAGGTCTGGAATCCACAGAAAACTCTGGTTTCTCAAAATTATGGTGGTTCTCATTATCTGGTAAAGAGACATGAACACCGGCATCTGAAGAAGCAGAGGAAGACATCCGCTGAACGGGTTGAAAGCTTCCTGTCTGTAAAGTTTCATGGTCTCTTCGTTTAATTTTTTTGGATCTCCTTTATGTTTTTCCTTGAGAACTTGAAGTTTAGGCTGAAGGTCCTGCATTCTCTTCATGGATTTCTGGCTGTAAAGTGAAAGCGGCAGAAAAACTACATTCATCGCGAACGAGAAGATTATGATGTCAAGACCGTAGTTGGGTATGAATCTGTTCAGCAACCTCAAAAACCACAATAGAACTTTACTGATAGGCCTCAGCCATCTCCAACCCATCTGAACATTCTCGTCCAAGTGAAAGCCGGTGCTCGACAACTGTGTTTCGTCGAGTGGTCCAGTGTAACAAATAAATTTCGCGGTGTCTGTGTGAATTGGACCAAAACTAACATTTGTCTCGTAGTCGTGACGGCTGTCGTCTCCAGCGTAGGACACGAACTCAACTGGAGAATAAAAATCGCTTCCATCGTCGTTTCTCGGTATAAAAGCCATCATAAAATATTGGTCGGCGACGCCAGCCCAAAACGCCGGGTCTTTGTATTCTTCTTTTCCCTCTGCGATGTCCTTTAGGCTTTTTCTGAAATACCTGAATCCGGTTGGATTCATTGCGATAAAAAATCTGTTTTTTGCGGGGTCAACTTTTCCGTCTTCTTCGGTTACAGCCATTCCGTCGAGCCAAGACATGTTCCAGCTGAATCTCATTCTGCTGTTGAAATCTGTCCAGCAGGCGACTTGAAAAGAGTACCCTTTCGGAGGCAATGAATATTTTATGAAAATCTCTTCTTCAGTTGTGTCCGAAAACGAGAATTGAACCAACGAATCCGATACGAGCGAATCAAATTCAGTGTTTTTGACGCGCAGTATTTTCTGAGAAAATACAAGCGTCTGTGTGTCAGATTCGACAAATGCAGTCTCGAGAGCGAAAGGCACCGAATCCGAACAAAAAACCGTCTTAGCGGAGCTGTCTTCTGTTAGGGTGAAAACAAGTCCCCTTTCAGGGGGTGTTTCGTCTTCAAGAGGAAAAAGAATCAGGTTTGCTTCGTCTCCATCCATTCC encodes:
- the yidC gene encoding membrane protein insertase YidC; this encodes MDYKLRIILAIVVSFIVLVSWQFLFNKDKKNQTQAIEDTASAQTTPTSEIETDSAFISQNVFSDSGADLIFTRKPVQPQYQISNENLTINLDLLRGASVAQIKLHDYGMDGDEANLILFPLEDETPPERGLVFTLTEDSSAKTVFCSDSVPFALETAFVESDTQTLVFSQKILRVKNTEFDSLVSDSLVQFSFSDTTEEEIFIKYSLPPKGYSFQVACWTDFNSRMRFSWNMSWLDGMAVTEEDGKVDPAKNRFFIAMNPTGFRYFRKSLKDIAEGKEEYKDPAFWAGVADQYFMMAFIPRNDDGSDFYSPVEFVSYAGDDSRHDYETNVSFGPIHTDTAKFICYTGPLDETQLSSTGFHLDENVQMGWRWLRPISKVLLWFLRLLNRFIPNYGLDIIIFSFAMNVVFLPLSLYSQKSMKRMQDLQPKLQVLKEKHKGDPKKLNEETMKLYRQEAFNPFSGCLPLLLQMPVFMSLYQIMRTTIILRNQSFLWIPDLSAPEATIPISLPFTSSPGIGILPLLMGAMMFIQQKMTNTNPQQKTLTYIMPVFMTYIFLGFPSAIVLYWASYNLFGLIQQFYFKYREKAKKTVE